The proteins below are encoded in one region of Thermithiobacillus plumbiphilus:
- a CDS encoding dodecin family protein — protein sequence MADSINVLEVLSQSEKSWEDAASRAVADFSGRMDVKSVYIHHLEAVVEKGKVVEYRINAKLSGIMKNA from the coding sequence ATGGCTGACTCGATCAACGTACTTGAAGTGCTTTCGCAATCCGAAAAGAGCTGGGAAGACGCGGCCAGCCGCGCAGTGGCCGATTTCTCCGGTCGCATGGATGTCAAATCCGTTTACATCCACCATCTCGAAGCCGTGGTGGAGAAAGGCAAGGTGGTGGAATACCGCATCAATGCCAAACTCAGCGGCATCATGAAGAATGCCTGA
- a CDS encoding BON domain-containing protein, producing MAARDEILNELKAVLTHEAHLDMHESPLDIDLEDGVLLLSGEVEHIAAKKRAVELASGIEGVKEVRDLLTVKPASRMGDEEIRNHVRDLLLQEPELHFYAIRQQDAEGLREMRPMSGDLECYINVAVEDGIVTLEGQADSLARMRMAGVLAWWVPGTRAVRNRIAIVPAEEDNDLEVGDNLLRILEKDPYVDATQIQVRVQDHVVTLSGAVIGPRERDMAESDAWFMPGVKNVINQIQVNP from the coding sequence ATGGCTGCTCGCGATGAGATCCTGAACGAACTCAAGGCTGTCCTGACCCATGAGGCGCACCTGGACATGCATGAAAGCCCGCTGGACATCGACCTTGAGGATGGCGTTCTGCTGCTTTCGGGCGAAGTGGAGCACATCGCCGCGAAGAAACGCGCGGTGGAACTGGCTTCCGGCATCGAGGGCGTCAAGGAGGTAAGGGACCTGCTGACGGTCAAACCGGCATCCCGGATGGGTGATGAGGAAATACGCAATCACGTGCGCGACCTGCTTCTGCAGGAGCCGGAACTGCATTTCTATGCCATTCGGCAACAGGATGCAGAGGGGCTGCGCGAGATGCGCCCGATGAGCGGTGACCTGGAATGCTATATCAACGTAGCCGTTGAAGATGGCATCGTCACCCTCGAAGGTCAGGCTGACAGTCTGGCGCGCATGCGCATGGCAGGCGTGCTGGCCTGGTGGGTGCCTGGCACCCGGGCCGTGCGCAACCGGATCGCCATCGTGCCGGCGGAAGAGGATAATGATCTGGAAGTGGGTGATAACCTGCTGCGCATCCTGGAAAAGGATCCCTACGTGGATGCCACGCAGATCCAGGTCCGGGTGCAGGACCACGTAGTGACCCTCAGTGGCGCCGTCATTGGCCCCAGGGAGCGCGACATGGCGGAGTCGGACGCCTGGTTCATGCCCGGCGTGAAAAATGTGATCAATCAGATCCAGGTCAATCCCTGA
- a CDS encoding Rsd/AlgQ family anti-sigma factor: MNSQNEASGNTSEKRSMAGELVRKLVTERNEVLVLFCRLAGLDPFEDKPARTTPAELLESFCQKLVDYIAAGHFILYDRILRGEERRDEIRKVAEEVYPAIASTTEAALDFNDKYNCGDHCQITNSLFQDLSKLGEVLAQRIELEDQLARLLCQSCNLRQASAG; the protein is encoded by the coding sequence ATGAATAGCCAAAACGAAGCATCAGGCAACACATCCGAAAAGCGCAGCATGGCAGGTGAACTCGTCCGGAAACTGGTCACGGAACGCAACGAGGTGCTGGTGCTGTTTTGCCGGCTGGCCGGCCTGGATCCCTTCGAAGACAAACCCGCCAGGACCACCCCTGCCGAACTCCTGGAATCCTTCTGCCAGAAGCTGGTCGACTATATCGCTGCCGGCCATTTCATTCTCTATGACCGCATCCTGCGTGGCGAGGAGCGCCGCGATGAGATCCGCAAGGTGGCCGAGGAGGTCTACCCCGCCATCGCCAGCACCACGGAAGCCGCGCTGGACTTCAACGACAAGTACAATTGCGGAGATCACTGCCAGATCACCAACAGTCTGTTCCAGGATCTGTCGAAGCTGGGCGAGGTTCTGGCGCAACGGATCGAACTGGAGGACCAGCTGGCGCGCCTGCTATGCCAGAGCTGCAACCTCCGCCAGGCAAGTGCTGGCTGA
- the tal gene encoding transaldolase — MNPLLQLLAHGQSYWLDNLTRQMLRNGELARRIHDEGLRGQTSNPAIFGKAIGKSQDYDEQIERLIDERRPTPEIYEALAIQDIQAACDLFRPVYDESKGLDGYVSLEVSPHLAHDMQGSLEEARRLHRMVQRPNVMIKIPGTPEAVPAIEEALFEGIPINVTLLFSIESYEAVAWAYIRALERRLEQGKSINALSSVASFFLSRIDVEVDKRLKALGPVDGIQPQDLLGKMAVANAKLAYQRFREILDDPRWQVLERQGAKVQRMLWASTSTKNPDYRDVMYVEPLIGPDTVNTMPDETIAAFADHGVVRDTVMEGMEEARQTMQALEKLGISFREVTELLMTEGMQKFVEPFDQILDIIEKKRSLLGGEGQTRAGEAASKGAQPAK; from the coding sequence ATGAATCCCTTATTGCAACTGCTGGCCCACGGTCAGAGCTACTGGCTCGACAATCTCACGCGTCAGATGCTACGAAACGGTGAACTTGCCCGGCGCATCCACGACGAGGGCCTGCGCGGGCAGACTTCAAACCCGGCTATCTTCGGCAAGGCCATCGGCAAGAGCCAGGACTACGACGAGCAGATTGAAAGGCTCATCGACGAACGGCGCCCGACCCCTGAAATCTATGAGGCCCTGGCCATCCAGGATATCCAGGCCGCCTGCGATCTGTTCCGGCCAGTCTATGACGAGTCAAAGGGCCTGGACGGCTATGTCAGCCTGGAGGTCTCGCCGCACCTTGCCCATGACATGCAGGGTTCGCTGGAAGAGGCCCGGCGCCTGCACCGGATGGTCCAGCGCCCCAATGTCATGATCAAGATCCCGGGCACGCCGGAGGCGGTGCCGGCCATCGAGGAAGCCCTGTTCGAGGGCATTCCCATCAATGTCACCCTGCTTTTTTCCATCGAGAGCTACGAGGCGGTGGCCTGGGCCTATATCCGCGCCCTGGAGCGGCGGCTGGAGCAGGGCAAGTCCATCAATGCATTGAGTTCGGTGGCCAGCTTCTTCCTGAGCCGCATCGATGTGGAGGTGGACAAGCGGCTCAAGGCGCTTGGCCCGGTGGATGGCATCCAGCCGCAGGATCTGCTGGGCAAGATGGCGGTTGCCAATGCCAAGCTGGCCTATCAGCGCTTCCGCGAAATCCTTGATGATCCACGCTGGCAGGTGCTCGAACGCCAGGGTGCCAAGGTCCAGCGCATGCTCTGGGCCAGCACCAGCACCAAGAATCCCGATTATCGCGATGTGATGTATGTCGAGCCCCTGATCGGGCCGGATACTGTCAACACCATGCCGGATGAAACCATTGCTGCCTTCGCTGACCACGGCGTCGTGCGTGACACCGTGATGGAGGGCATGGAGGAGGCGCGGCAGACCATGCAGGCCCTGGAGAAACTCGGGATCAGTTTCCGCGAGGTGACGGAACTGCTCATGACCGAAGGTATGCAGAAATTTGTCGAGCCTTTCGATCAGATTCTCGACATCATTGAAAAGAAGCGTTCGCTGCTCGGCGGTGAAGGGCAGACCCGGGCGGGGGAGGCCGCAAGCAAGGGGGCTCAGCCCGCAAAGTAG
- the tkt gene encoding transketolase: protein MGNSADIPQDAAQQIDDLSINTIRTLAMDAVQQAASGHPGTPMAMAPAAYVLWTQFLRHNPKNPHWFNRDRFVLSMGHASMLLYAMLHLSGYDLSLEDIRQFRQLGSRTPGHPEYGITPGIETSTGPLGQGFMNAVGMAMAEAHLAAVYNRPDFPIIDHFTYVFCSDGDFMEGASHEAASLAGHLGLGKLIVLYDDNRISIEGATDLAFSDDTAKRFEGYHWQVQNLGDAANDLDALKTAFNNARADLTRPSLIIVRSHIGYGAPKLQDSAEAHGAPLGEEEIRGAKRHYGWPEDAQFLVPEAVREHLGEAVERGGDLEQDWQRLLSAYKHAYSDLAEQLNAALWGELTPEWEEDLPRFQPGEGAVATRSASGKVLNALAERIPWLIGGSADLAPSTSTLIKSSGDFEKGAYENRNIHWGVREHCMCAASSGMMLHGGLRPFAATFFVFTDYARPAIRLAALMELPVIYVMTHDSIGLGEDGPTHQPIEHLAALRAMPNLHVIRPADANETGFAWRAALARRNGPTVLVLTRQKVPVLDQRKTNSMLGVLKGGYILLKEPWQSPDLILIASGSEVHLAMAAQQRLAEEDIGVRVVSLPCWELFRAQPKAYRDTVLPPRVTARLAIEAGASFGWREWVGDAGDVIGIDRFGASAPGEDNFQHFGFTVEHILEKARKLLGK, encoded by the coding sequence ATGGGTAATTCGGCAGACATACCACAGGACGCAGCGCAACAGATCGACGACCTATCCATCAACACCATTCGCACCCTGGCCATGGACGCGGTTCAGCAGGCCGCATCGGGCCATCCGGGCACACCCATGGCCATGGCGCCGGCCGCCTACGTGCTCTGGACCCAGTTTCTCCGCCACAACCCGAAAAACCCGCACTGGTTCAACCGCGATCGCTTCGTGCTGTCCATGGGACATGCCTCGATGCTGCTCTATGCCATGCTGCACCTGAGCGGCTATGATCTGAGCCTGGAGGACATCCGCCAGTTTCGACAATTGGGAAGCCGCACGCCCGGCCACCCGGAATACGGCATCACCCCGGGTATTGAGACATCCACCGGCCCCTTGGGTCAGGGATTCATGAACGCCGTCGGCATGGCCATGGCCGAGGCGCATCTGGCGGCGGTCTACAATCGCCCGGATTTCCCCATCATCGACCACTTCACCTATGTGTTCTGCAGCGATGGCGACTTCATGGAGGGTGCCTCTCATGAGGCCGCTTCACTGGCAGGACATCTCGGGCTGGGCAAGCTCATCGTCCTTTATGACGACAACCGGATTTCGATCGAGGGTGCAACGGATCTCGCCTTCTCGGATGACACCGCCAAGCGCTTCGAGGGCTACCACTGGCAGGTGCAGAACCTTGGCGACGCGGCCAACGATCTCGACGCACTCAAGACCGCCTTCAACAACGCCCGCGCGGATCTGACCCGGCCATCGCTGATCATCGTGCGTTCCCACATCGGCTATGGCGCTCCCAAGCTGCAGGATTCGGCGGAGGCCCACGGCGCGCCCCTGGGCGAGGAGGAGATCAGGGGCGCCAAGCGCCATTATGGCTGGCCCGAGGATGCCCAATTCCTGGTGCCGGAGGCGGTTCGCGAGCACCTGGGAGAGGCGGTTGAACGGGGAGGGGACCTGGAGCAGGACTGGCAAAGGTTGCTGTCAGCCTACAAGCATGCGTACAGCGATCTGGCCGAACAGCTCAATGCCGCGCTCTGGGGCGAACTGACACCTGAGTGGGAGGAGGATCTGCCGCGATTCCAGCCCGGTGAGGGCGCCGTCGCCACCCGCTCTGCCTCGGGCAAGGTCCTGAATGCATTGGCAGAGCGCATTCCCTGGCTCATTGGCGGCAGCGCCGATCTGGCACCCTCGACCAGTACCCTGATCAAGTCCTCCGGGGATTTTGAGAAGGGGGCCTACGAGAACCGCAACATCCACTGGGGCGTGCGCGAGCACTGCATGTGTGCCGCCAGTTCCGGCATGATGCTGCACGGTGGCCTGCGGCCTTTCGCGGCTACCTTCTTTGTCTTTACCGATTACGCGCGCCCGGCGATCCGCCTGGCCGCCCTGATGGAACTCCCGGTCATCTATGTCATGACCCACGACTCCATCGGGCTTGGCGAGGATGGCCCCACGCACCAGCCCATCGAACATCTCGCCGCATTGCGCGCCATGCCGAACCTTCACGTCATCCGCCCGGCCGATGCCAACGAGACCGGTTTTGCCTGGCGGGCCGCCCTGGCGCGACGCAATGGGCCCACGGTGCTGGTGCTCACGCGCCAGAAGGTCCCCGTCCTGGATCAGCGCAAGACCAACAGCATGCTCGGCGTGCTCAAAGGCGGCTATATTCTATTGAAGGAGCCTTGGCAGTCCCCGGATCTCATCCTGATTGCCAGTGGTTCGGAGGTGCATCTGGCGATGGCGGCCCAGCAAAGGTTGGCGGAAGAGGACATTGGGGTGCGTGTGGTGAGCCTGCCCTGCTGGGAGTTGTTCCGCGCCCAGCCCAAAGCCTATCGTGACACGGTCCTGCCGCCACGCGTCACCGCCCGTCTGGCCATCGAGGCCGGCGCCAGCTTCGGCTGGCGGGAATGGGTGGGTGACGCGGGGGATGTGATCGGCATCGACCGTTTTGGCGCCAGTGCCCCGGGTGAGGACAACTTCCAGCATTTTGGTTTCACGGTCGAGCACATTCTGGAAAAAGCCCGAAAACTGCTCGGTAAGTAA
- the treS gene encoding maltose alpha-D-glucosyltransferase: MFEDDPLWYKDAIIYELHVKAFYDSNNDGIGDFRGLTEKLDYIQDLGVNTLWLLPFYPSPLRDDGYDIADYHGIHPDYGNMADFRNLVREVHRRGMRLITELVINHTSDQHPWFQAARKAPPGSKKRDYYVWSDTVKKYEETRIIFNDTETSNWTWDPEAKAYFWHRFFSHQPDLNFDNPNVVKAVMKTMRYWLDMGVDGMRLDAIPYLIEREGTNNENLPETHNVLKYMRSELDAHYTGRMFLAEANQWPEDVREYFGNGDECHMAYHFPLMPRIYMAVALEERHPIVEIMAQTPDIPPNCQWAIFLRNHDELTLEMVTDRERDYMYDIYAADKRMRINFGIRRRLAPLMENNRDKIQLVNSLLMSMPGSPILYYGDEIGMGDNVYLGDRNGVRTPMQWSPDRNAGFSRADPARLFLPPIMDPIYGFESVNVEAQSRNPSSLLNWTKRIIAVRKSYRAFGRGGLQFLHPGNRKILAYLREYEDETILCVANLSRNAQPVEIDLSRFKGTVPVELMGHTSFPPVGELPYFLTLPGYSFYWFHLAPEAVAPVWHEERLAPPELPVLVLLEGWRTFFEQLNAPDSVRQLLASRTRTQLEHDVLPAFLKAQRWLTLGSRTISGVTLQAISEWSPMNGNWLMTMARVDLHDDERESIFLPLALIWEETDNEERTRAVQSWAVARVRQRAKMGYLYDAFADELFCRALVLSMGQNTEYRMGTGTLRFSSTAAYPGVIGDSPLPPAQVPGYSRNKTFITFEEQLFLKVNRLLAEGMDGELEIGRFLTEVSPFPNTPPVLGALEYIREDGVPCTLALLQGYLTNQGSFWDYTLDYLGRFLEGVDTGPEVPAQSAEFHDSEHAAYLALVRTLALRTAAMHQALARPAGDSAFEPEPVRPEDVRAWTLLVRQQSMRALDHLQGLLGTLPGSLQPLAERVLSLREALLEGIDHCAASLHEGIRIRHHGDYGLEQVLLAQNDFYITNFAGAGSPLASARTLKHVPLRDVAAMLRSFDYAAREALNQACLRRPTDLEQFKPLTEQWKREAVETFLATYQEAVLDSPVQVRDPGQVLEWLRFFRFERTVHELDWALQYQPGKIAAAMGGMLRCVGQETEIPDLDAPDAHDQGGMK, encoded by the coding sequence ATGTTCGAAGACGATCCGCTTTGGTACAAGGACGCCATTATCTATGAGCTACACGTCAAGGCCTTCTATGACAGTAACAACGACGGTATCGGGGATTTCCGCGGACTGACGGAAAAACTGGATTACATTCAGGATCTTGGCGTGAACACGCTGTGGCTCCTGCCTTTCTATCCCTCGCCGCTGCGGGACGATGGCTACGACATTGCCGATTACCACGGCATCCATCCCGATTACGGCAACATGGCGGATTTTCGCAACCTCGTGCGCGAGGTGCACCGTCGCGGCATGCGTCTGATCACCGAACTGGTGATCAATCACACCTCCGACCAGCACCCCTGGTTTCAGGCCGCCCGCAAGGCGCCGCCCGGTTCCAAGAAGCGGGACTACTATGTCTGGAGTGACACGGTCAAGAAATACGAAGAGACCCGCATCATCTTCAACGACACGGAAACCTCCAACTGGACCTGGGATCCAGAGGCCAAGGCTTATTTCTGGCACCGCTTCTTTTCCCACCAGCCGGATCTGAATTTCGACAATCCCAATGTCGTCAAAGCGGTGATGAAGACCATGCGCTACTGGCTGGACATGGGGGTGGATGGCATGCGCCTGGATGCCATTCCCTATCTGATCGAGCGCGAGGGCACCAACAACGAAAACCTGCCTGAAACCCACAATGTGCTCAAGTACATGCGTTCGGAGCTCGATGCTCACTACACCGGCCGCATGTTCCTGGCCGAGGCCAATCAGTGGCCGGAGGATGTGCGCGAATACTTCGGCAATGGCGATGAGTGCCACATGGCCTATCACTTCCCGCTGATGCCGCGCATCTATATGGCCGTGGCTCTGGAGGAACGGCACCCGATCGTCGAGATCATGGCCCAGACCCCCGACATTCCGCCCAACTGTCAGTGGGCCATCTTCCTGCGCAACCATGACGAGCTGACCCTGGAGATGGTCACCGACCGTGAGCGCGATTACATGTACGACATCTATGCCGCCGACAAGCGCATGCGCATCAATTTCGGCATCCGCCGGCGTCTGGCGCCGCTGATGGAAAACAATCGCGACAAGATCCAGCTCGTCAACAGCCTGCTGATGTCGATGCCGGGTTCGCCCATCCTCTATTACGGCGATGAGATCGGCATGGGTGACAATGTCTACTTGGGGGATCGCAATGGCGTGCGCACGCCGATGCAGTGGAGCCCGGATCGTAATGCCGGCTTCTCCCGCGCCGATCCCGCCCGGCTGTTCCTGCCGCCGATCATGGACCCGATCTATGGTTTCGAGTCGGTGAATGTCGAGGCGCAGAGCCGCAATCCGTCTTCCCTGCTCAACTGGACCAAGCGCATCATCGCGGTACGCAAGAGCTACAGGGCCTTCGGCCGGGGCGGCCTGCAGTTCCTGCATCCCGGCAACCGCAAGATACTGGCCTACCTGCGCGAATACGAGGATGAAACCATCCTGTGCGTGGCCAACCTGTCCCGCAATGCCCAGCCGGTGGAGATCGACCTGTCCCGCTTCAAGGGCACGGTGCCGGTCGAGCTCATGGGGCATACCAGCTTTCCGCCAGTCGGCGAGCTGCCCTACTTTCTTACCCTGCCGGGCTACAGTTTTTACTGGTTTCATCTCGCCCCCGAGGCCGTCGCGCCGGTCTGGCACGAGGAGCGGCTCGCGCCGCCCGAGCTGCCGGTGCTGGTCCTGCTGGAAGGCTGGCGGACCTTCTTCGAACAGCTCAATGCCCCGGATTCCGTGCGCCAGTTGCTCGCCAGCCGCACCCGCACGCAGCTCGAACACGATGTCCTGCCAGCCTTTCTGAAGGCACAGCGCTGGCTGACCCTGGGGTCCCGAACGATCTCCGGAGTCACCCTGCAGGCGATCAGCGAATGGTCGCCGATGAACGGCAACTGGTTGATGACCATGGCACGGGTGGACCTGCATGATGATGAGCGCGAAAGCATCTTCCTGCCACTGGCCCTGATCTGGGAGGAGACCGACAACGAGGAGCGTACCCGCGCGGTTCAATCCTGGGCGGTGGCCAGGGTCAGGCAGCGCGCCAAGATGGGATACTTGTATGATGCCTTTGCCGACGAACTGTTCTGCCGGGCGCTTGTCCTGTCCATGGGCCAGAATACCGAATACCGCATGGGAACCGGCACGCTGCGTTTCTCCTCGACAGCGGCCTACCCCGGCGTGATCGGGGATTCACCGCTGCCGCCGGCGCAGGTGCCCGGCTACAGCCGCAACAAGACCTTCATCACCTTTGAGGAACAACTTTTCCTGAAGGTGAACCGTCTGCTGGCCGAGGGCATGGACGGCGAGCTGGAAATCGGCCGTTTCCTGACCGAAGTCTCGCCCTTCCCGAACACGCCGCCGGTGTTGGGGGCGCTGGAATACATCCGTGAGGACGGCGTGCCCTGCACCCTGGCCCTGCTACAGGGCTACCTGACCAATCAGGGAAGTTTCTGGGATTACACGCTCGACTATCTTGGCCGCTTCCTGGAAGGCGTGGACACGGGTCCCGAGGTGCCGGCCCAGTCGGCCGAGTTCCATGACAGCGAGCATGCCGCCTACCTTGCCCTGGTGCGCACCCTGGCGCTTCGCACTGCTGCCATGCACCAGGCACTGGCCAGACCTGCCGGGGACAGCGCCTTCGAGCCCGAACCGGTGCGGCCCGAGGATGTCCGTGCCTGGACCCTGCTGGTGCGTCAGCAGTCCATGCGGGCACTCGATCACCTGCAGGGTCTGCTGGGCACGCTGCCTGGCAGCCTGCAGCCGCTGGCCGAACGCGTGCTCTCCCTGCGCGAGGCTTTGCTGGAAGGCATTGATCATTGTGCTGCCAGCCTCCACGAGGGCATCAGGATCCGGCACCATGGGGACTACGGCCTGGAGCAGGTGCTGCTGGCGCAGAATGATTTCTACATCACCAACTTTGCCGGTGCCGGCTCGCCACTGGCTTCTGCCCGGACCTTGAAGCACGTGCCGCTGCGGGATGTGGCCGCCATGCTGCGTTCCTTTGACTATGCTGCCAGGGAGGCGCTCAATCAGGCCTGTCTGAGGCGACCCACTGATCTGGAGCAGTTCAAGCCGCTCACAGAACAGTGGAAGCGCGAAGCAGTGGAAACCTTTCTGGCGACCTATCAGGAAGCCGTGCTCGACAGCCCGGTGCAGGTCAGGGATCCCGGGCAGGTGCTCGAATGGCTGCGTTTCTTCCGTTTCGAGCGTACCGTGCATGAGCTGGACTGGGCCTTGCAGTATCAGCCAGGGAAGATCGCCGCGGCCATGGGTGGCATGTTGCGTTGCGTCGGACAGGAGACGGAAATCCCAGATCTGGACGCCCCGGATGCTCACGATCAGGGTGGCATGAAGTGA
- a CDS encoding YafY family protein produces the protein MHKFERFFKLHALLHSGHPVSMKRMREALDASRATVNRDLEYMRLFLHAPIIYERAANGYRYDPDAPTFELPGLWFNESELFALLASEQMLESLQPGLLAPYTEPLRQRIRELIAQSGHSAETVSQRICLHSFGRRQTQSATFATVAQAVLECRMLSIHYHSRSRDQTSSRCLQPRLLLHYRDNWYLIAHCEKAQALRTFSLDRIREAVLHEAPAAPGDESELQDFLGSSFGIFSGPVQHWAVLRFSAARAAWVADEVWHPDQVGAWRDDAYELRLPYADPTELIMEILKHGPEVQVLEPAELREMAIGRLEAAWRQYQK, from the coding sequence ATGCACAAATTCGAACGCTTCTTCAAACTGCATGCGCTGCTGCATTCAGGGCACCCGGTCTCCATGAAACGCATGCGCGAGGCGCTGGATGCATCACGTGCCACCGTCAATCGTGATCTTGAATACATGCGTCTCTTCCTGCACGCACCCATCATCTACGAGCGTGCGGCCAACGGCTACCGCTACGATCCCGATGCACCCACCTTCGAACTGCCGGGGCTCTGGTTCAACGAATCCGAGCTGTTCGCCCTGCTCGCCAGCGAGCAAATGCTGGAATCGCTTCAACCCGGCCTGCTCGCCCCCTACACTGAGCCATTGCGCCAGCGCATCCGTGAACTGATCGCACAGAGCGGGCACAGTGCCGAAACCGTCAGCCAGCGCATCTGCCTGCACAGTTTCGGCCGACGCCAGACACAAAGCGCCACTTTCGCGACAGTCGCCCAGGCCGTGCTCGAATGCCGGATGCTCAGCATCCATTATCACAGCCGCAGCCGTGACCAGACCAGCAGCCGTTGTCTGCAGCCCCGCCTGCTCCTGCATTATCGCGATAACTGGTATCTCATCGCCCACTGCGAAAAAGCGCAGGCACTACGCACCTTCTCACTCGACCGCATCCGTGAAGCGGTCCTGCACGAGGCCCCCGCCGCTCCCGGCGACGAATCCGAGTTACAGGATTTTCTGGGTTCCAGCTTCGGCATATTCAGCGGCCCCGTTCAACACTGGGCCGTCTTGCGTTTCAGCGCCGCGCGCGCCGCCTGGGTCGCCGACGAAGTCTGGCATCCGGATCAGGTCGGCGCCTGGCGTGATGATGCCTACGAATTGCGATTGCCCTACGCCGACCCTACCGAACTCATCATGGAGATTTTGAAACACGGGCCAGAGGTGCAGGTGCTGGAGCCGGCGGAGCTACGGGAGATGGCCATAGGACGGCTTGAGGCGGCATGGCGACAGTATCAGAAGTGA